Genomic segment of Arctopsyche grandis isolate Sample6627 chromosome 11, ASM5162203v2, whole genome shotgun sequence:
cggcaggcttacagcagtacccgacatttcctgttcatgccttacagcaacatccgtcaacgtatcgttgacggatgcacatcaaaatgcctccgtgcttttttattgccttcttgagcttcttcttccaacaacaacgcgattatacataatttttcgttcgataaacgccgaaacatttttgctgacttgtattctgacgcgtagctacgaatgcacgtgtatgcattcatattgcaagtactcgacaatacgacgtaagcaatattgcgccgtatcgtcatggcctctaatgtataagtaagccgattttgccttgcactcggccaaattgctgtaaacgtgacgtgaccaagacgtgtaggtagatatgaatagaaatgtaataaaatgacatatttgaaacggagtcatgcagtgctgttaagtatgaacagacctttatgtgATGGGCGGGAAGTAAGTAAAGAACATGTAAACGAATTTCAAACTATACTTTCTAATACACATACTTTATCGAATATTACGTTTACCTTTCTAAATCTGGACCCTGATTATTTGCATATTCTGTAACCCACACGTCAGTCCTGGTTGCCACTGTCTGCAGCTTTAGCGGAATTGCATATTCTACGAGTGGTTAGTTAACAATTGCCTAGTTGCCTAGTTAAAGTTGGTATAACTAGTACCAAATTTAGACAAAATATGTCACTAAGGAAAAGAGAGGCGAAGCCCTGTCGATCTGATTGTTGTCTGAGTTAAATGCAGGaacgatggagtgcagactttgtcttGGATCAGCTCTAGCTGAGTCTTCCGTATCCATCTTTggcgatcctcatccagagcgtctggagcaacgcattcggacctgctgtcaaatttatgtcagttgctggttacaggttacaacTATTATAGACCCAATTGGTTAACTCTTCTTTTGATCCTACTTTTTCACCTGCAGGTTAGAAGAGGCGACGGGTTGCCGGAtacggtgtgtctttcgtgtaagaccaatctggaattgttaatcagctttcgaaaggcatGTTTTCGAAGCTACGAAGCAtctcaactgaggttagatGATTGTTTGAGTaacaagactgaagaagttttgttggaagatgtaatatgggacgatgagccttcactaccGTTAATTCACCAAAAGAATTGTGAAATTAACTCAAAGACATTTCCAACTGAATctaaacatattttacatactagagaaaagccgttcaaatgtgacatttgttttaaatcatttgttcgaaaaaatgaacttgtgatacatttaagatctcacacgggagaaaagccttacaaatgtgtaatttgtttaaaatcatttattcaaaaaagtgGACTTGTGGTACATTTAAGATATcatacgggggaaaagccttacaagtgtgaaatttgtttcaaatcatttattcgaaaaagcCAACTTGTGGTACATTTAAGATATCATaagggggaaaagccttacaagtgtgaaatttgtttaaaatcattcattcgaAAATCTAACCTTGAGTCACATAAAAACATACACGTTGAGATAAaagcacacaaatgtgacacttgtttaaaatcatttatttataaaaacgcacttgtgatacatttaagatctcacacaggggaaaagccttacaagtgtgaaatttgtttaaaatcatttattcaaaaaagtgGACTTGTGttgcatttaaaatatcatacgGGAGAAAAACCtcacaagtgtgacatttgtttaaaatcatatgttcgtaaaaatgaccttgtgttacatttatcatctcacactggggaaaagccttacaagtgtgatatttgtttgaaatcatttattcgtAGAAATTACCTTGTGTttcatttaagatctcacactggGCAAAAGccgtacaagtgtgaaatttgttccaAATCATTTACTAAGAATTCTTCTCTTCTTCGTCATAAAAACAGTCATCCTGGGGAATCTCACACGGTGGAAAAGCCTCACAAGTGTGAAATCTGTTTAAAACCATATGCTCGCAAGTTTGACCtcttgtcacatgaaaaattgcatacttggATAGACCCACACAAATGAGAcacttaaaatcatttattcatagaTATGAACTTGTGGTATATTTAAGATCTCTCATGGAGGAAAAACGGCAGCCCGACCTAAGAACGCCGACATAAGCACACAAAACCAAACCGTAAATTGTCGGCTTTTAATTTTGTAAGAGGGATTCAAACACCAGTATAAATACAGCAACatgcaattataatatattgaaatattgtac
This window contains:
- the LOC143919013 gene encoding uncharacterized protein LOC143919013 — its product is MECRLCLGSALAESSVSIFGDPHPERLEQRIRTCCQIYVRRGDGLPDTVCLSCKTNLELLISFRKACFRSYEASQLRLDDCLSNKTEEVLLEDVIWDDEPSLPLIHQKNCEINSKTFPTESKHILHTREKPFKCDICFKSFVRKNELVIHLRSHTGEKPYKCVICLKSFIQKSGLVVHLRYHTGEKPYKCEICFKSFIRKSQLVVHLRYHKGEKPYKCEICLKSFIRKSNLESHKNIHVEIKAHKCDTCLKSFIYKNALVIHLRSHTGEKPYKCEICLKSFIQKSGLVLHLKYHTGEKPHKCDICLKSYVRKNDLVLHLSSHTGEKPYKCDICLKSFIRRNYLVFHLRSHTGQKPYKCEICSKSFTKNSSLLRHKNSHPGESHTVEKPHKCEICLKPYARKFDLLSHEKLHTWIDPHK